In Pararge aegeria chromosome 7, ilParAegt1.1, whole genome shotgun sequence, the DNA window ACTTTGCTCGTCCTCATTTTCTTCATCGAAAGCGTGATGGGGAACTACGCGAAACACTTCTACATCCACTGGAACACCACCAACAGCATATTTAGAATAGACAACACGGATCACGTATTCGATCTGAATAAAGGCAATCCTCCGTTCGAATACGACCAAGTGAATATTATGTGTCCAGCGTACGACCCCGGAACGTATGAGGAGGAGACGGagaaatacataatttataatgtaagcAAAGAGGAATACGACACTTGTAGGATAACGAACCCGAATCCGCGTATTATAGCGATATGCGATAAGCCGCACAAACTGATGTTCTTCACGATTACCTTCAGACCGTTCACGCCTCAGCCCGGCGGGCTGGAATTCCTGCCCGGGAAGGATTACTACTTTATATCCACGTCCAGTAAAGACGATTTACATAGACGCATAGGGGGGCGCTGCTTGAGTAATAACATGAAACTAGTGTTTCGCGTGTGCTGTAAGCCTGAGGATCAGTCGCCGGCGCCTGTTCCTCAGCCAACGCCCCCGCCGCCGCCGCCTCCGCCCACCACGCAGCCAACAACCACCACAACGACAACAGTGAAGCCTGTCACTAAAAAGACGCACAAGTACGATAAGACGCCGAACGAGGTTGTGAAGAGTGAGGAGCTGTCGTACTCCCGCGGTGCGGCTTTGGCTTCGTCGCTCGCGCTGGCTCTGGCAGCGACCGCGGTTTTAGCACCGCTGGCTCGGTGAATGTGCGCTAAAGCGGCGAGACCCCCGCGTCCCGACCTGCTGGCGAAGCCTTGTTCGGCACAcacaacacaaacacacacactgcAGTCCCTACAATCTCTAAACTACCCAGACTCTATAGTCTTCACGTGAATTAGTGTGCTAAAACTATGTTGTGGACgaattaaaacaatttacaataaaataaatactctaGTACTTAATGCTGCTCTTTGGAATGTTTGTGGAATTATGTGCCCAGTGGATTACGATTTCGGATGTTTTGTAAGTACGTAGTGTGGTGGTTCGGTTTTGGTTATGTGGATTGGTGCCGAAAAGGATTACTGACTGGTTTTTTAGAGTTGTGCAAAATTCCTAGTTATTTCCAGAAAGTTCCAATGACAAATTTTTTAGTCTGTAAGGGAACTCTATGTGAGCCTAATTTTACTATTGTAACTAAAGTATATCTGGCCTACTGAATAAtcgaactattattattatacaagaaGATCGGATAGCAGCAGCTGCGACTGTAGTTACgaagtcattaaaatatacatatatataaatataaaaaacgttAACATGTATAATGGTAATATAGGTTTCTTAAACCATTaggaattaaatttttatattttcactaATGCAATGAAGGATATTTGATTAAGAATTAGGATTCATATTCTGAAATAGAAGAAATCTTATATAGAATGAGTTAGgtagatattattttagttcaaaagacattttgtttaattttccaTACGACCTAACgcttagaatttatttatacgaaaaaaaaaacgtggcaAGTTGAGAATCTTGTCCAAACACACTgtgattttggttttatttaggGTGTAATTCTCCTCTATGCTTTCATTATGTGAtatgaaatttatttgtatttaaaaggtAATGCATTTAACCTCATTATATGATTTTATTCTTGACTGATTTGACGCTTCCtctaattattttatgcaagcattttatgcatttttgaataatttaaaatatcacagaTTTCAGTGACATTTGGTCACAAAAAATCTGTTATTGAGCATTCGCTCAAACTGGCGTAAAACACCTCAGATCTAGccttttacttaatttatattaagctaaacATCTTGATTACTAAATAATCACATCAAATGATGCATTTACACTTGAAACTAGAATATCTTCTTACAAGGCTTAAATTATAGGCTAAGTGAAGAAAGCTTCTACTGCCTAAAGTATCCGCCCAGAACATAATTggcttcaaatattttaaacaaatttagatGTAATTTTACACTTTCTCGTACAGTATTTAGACACATGCCAATTAAGTTCAATTTCTCTGATTCTCAGTATTGATTTCAGAACTGGATATAGCAGACATCCATAaagattttgtataaaatgtattcaatGGATTTCAAATAGTTAAGCAACGGCATTATGACAATTTGATGTCATATTATTGCGAGTTATAAACTGAAATCTATTGACTTGTCCTATGTCCAATTGTACACAAAACTATATAATAAGGACTGAAATTAGCGCAATctctttcaatattttttctaagGAAAAGGTTACAACACGATTTTAAGGTTTGTCAATATTGATATGTTCAAGTTTTGTGTGCAACTGCATAAGTACTATTCTCATTTTACTTAACATTTGGCCTGTTTACTTATGTGTGCAAGGATTAAAATTCTTGGCATTTCTGGTTTCAACGTGTAAACATCCCACCAAGCACGAACGTGCCATGTGAGGAATATGTGAAACACCAACAGTTCACATTACGAAATAGTCAAATAGTTAAATAGTAGTTGAAATAGACCGGTTTTCAGTTAGACATACGCATTTAGTGGCAgtcgatatatttttaaaatagtgcTTAAGAAAACATTTGAGTTTAACACTGTATATGAAAAGATTTTAATCTGCATTCCAAATTGATTAATGTTATAACTAAGAGACTCCAAACTTCAGTATTgttgatgataaaaaaacagaaattacgTTTTATAAATGAACACTGGATATATATCGTttaagatctgataaatgttacatatatataattaattcagAATGAAATTTACAGTATTACTGACATGTCTAAGACGGTGTAagatttaagtattattatagctccagtataaattaatgttatataaaagAAGGGGATGAAACGATTGATTTATGTAATGAAGCAGAATTTACACGAAGTTCAAGAATAATGAAGAATGGAAAGCGTACCTAAATAGCAAAACAAGTCTACTATATCCAAGCCATTAATCGTTGAATTCATTTTCTAAAATACCGGTAATGACCTAAACTTGCAGACAAAAGACATAAGCTGAGAAACATTATGGAAATGAATTCCACTTTTAAAAATAGACACTTAATGAGTCGTTTACCCCAGAACGAGAAACGGATGAAATAAATGGACGATGTTACAATTGAAAAGTTTTAACGTTACACGCTTCACGTGTCGTAAATTTACCGAAATGAGATAATTACATAAAGAACACACGTTGGAAAATCAAAAAGACAGATCATAAACAAACGAAAACGTGTCAGCTGGAACTGACTGCTGGCTAATGCATTGTTTTCTAAACaacggatttaaaaatataacattttatctcTGGTACCTATTAAGTTGGGTGTTAGTTCACTGCCATATGCTGAGTgcatctatttttattaaaactaaacagtTTGGATATGCTTAAGCGTTTCGTGGTACAGACGGTGTTTAATGCTGTCTTTTGGTTATTTTAAGATTACGACCCTGAAGGGATTGTGAAGGGATAATCAGCCTAACCTGTTTGTAATAACTTTGGAACGTGTTTCCTTACTTGCTCGCCATGcagagattaaaataatatacaacgtgcgTGAAATGTAACGATTAGTTTATAACATGTTTAATGCAGACAGAATGTGTAAAAGGATATAATTATTCTTAAGCTTAATGACATGCCTTTGGTTGAATCAGCAAAGTCATCTGCATTATAAAGGAGCATTGGTGTTATactctttataatatgaatCGAATAACGAAGTCGTTAGGACGATAATATAAAAGAGGGCAatttatttctgccactaaTAAAGACGTGAGAAATGACACGAAtctgatttatacaaaaaaatgtggTGCAGTacgatataaaaatttaaagatataattcAAAAGATGTTACATCACCAAGAAACCCCGTGGCCGTAAACACATGCGACATCAAAGAATGTTTCAGAATTAATTGATGACATCACATTAGTTTAACCACAGACTACGAGTGCGTAcgcattatttttaatcacGTCTTGGCATACGTATTTGTAAACCATTCCAAAATTTCCCAGAAAGATGAGTTGTTAAACAAACCTGATTTACAAAGACCCCTGGAGAATATGCAAAACTTGTAAAGATTTAAGAATGTCTGAGAAATTGGACAAAAGGTATAAACATTGTGTAACACCTACGTTTCTATGAGAATCAAGATACCAGCTTCTGTCAAGAAGGAAGTAGcacttacatatatattttaaatccttaaaAGGGAGCTTTGTGATCCATAAGTTGTCAAAGGATTAATAGAAACAATAGAtaaagtcgaaaaaaaataaaagaattctaCTGCAGGTACGTACTCTATTGAATTATTTGTTTGCGGAGAAATGGTAACTAGTGAATATTCTGAGACCTTTAACAATGAGAAATGTTATTTGGCATGGTCTATGCGTAATCTAGTTTATTATAACGTCATTATGTATGTACCACGTGGACGTGGAACTTACAGATGAAACCAACGCCATCTGCATTGAATCTTATGAAAATGTTGGTAGCTACGAATGAACAGATGAACGGGGATGCTGACACAATCTGCTTTACTCCAAACAAATAATCCTTTTTACCAGACCATACAGGGCTGTAATGTGGTAGAATTGTAATGCAGTGCTAAACTCAAATGCGTAACCAACATTTTTCTCTTAGTATTTCTCTCTCATATTAGTTTTCGGTTAGTTGTGCTGTGTACTTAGAATAATTACTTATTTGcctattaatgaaaaaaatgatgACCTCATTTTTGAATCTCAAAAAGAAAATCAGTCCGCTAGTTATAATGATggaaatgataattttatatttaactaaatcTTGGGAGATTTCCAACCAGACACAAAGCCGTTTCAGAACAAATATACGTAATGATTTAGTCATTTTCACTCAAATAGATAAACATTGGTCAcgctttttttctacaaactgtAATATTAATAGTCAATGCGAAATGATACTTAAAGCAAAAATCTGTATGTCATACATAAAAGAGACGTTTTAGTCAAATTTATGATCCGTAAAATGATTTTTGCAGCAATATTGCTGATGGtattctaatataatataatttactgtACAAATTAAAGAACTCGAAAGTTTTGgcaacaaaaattataatatattgtgataATTTTGATGCAAAAACCTTCTTGATATCTTGATAACTAAATTTATTACCTTGAATCTAATAAAAAGCACAGTAGCTGgtgtaaattcaaataaaagaagcgttcattaaaaaaaaaactggatgtgatttaagtttttggtattttattgGATGACAACgtattgttttgatttaatcGCATTCAAAACAATGGATGTCTGACACGTTTCTTATCTTTTGCAATAAAAGGGttttgttttgagttttaaAATCAAACTGTTTTGAGATACAGAAaattaacacatattttttaaaattactatcATATCTGTTTTGcgtgaatattgaatattcattgaatatttatttattcaaaaaatgaaTTTCtacgttaataaaataataaaagaaatgattttcattaataatattatttgctttattgAACTATCaaaaattcattacttttatTGTAACTCTATTGGAAATtctaaaatattagaaaatgtAACTAATGTTACAGCTCATTATGTGAAAACTTTACACGTGTGTGCTTGATGTATCGATATAACagccaattaaaaattaaaatacaaattccggtatatttaaatttactatcCAGATGCATAATAAAAACGTAATTAAAAGCTGTAAAATATACGACCAATAAATTAATTCTAAGATACAACTTAAAGCAGAAGTTACAGGTGTACATTttcggatttaacataaaaaagctTTGTGTCTTTGGAAATCCTACTTAATTGATAATTTGTAAGGATAATGTGAATTTCGTTTGAAGTAACGATGgtgtagttattaaaaaaatggccAAATCGTTTTAGTATCGCAAGGCATATTTGGGAAATCCTCGAAATTGTGCCTGATTTTATCGTTTCCTGTGGAGGCTTTATTACGCCTCCTGAAGCGTACGAATCAGATTTCAAGGAGCAACTTGAAATTTGAAAGATTTCCAATAATACCAAGGTAAAGCCTGCGCGGGGACTTGGTAAAACTGATTTCTTTGCTCAGTGGAGGTTGTAACGTAATTTTAAAGTGTCTCCCGAAATTAAGGGCTTTTATATTGTTTGAGgacttgtataatattatttattatggtacCTAATTATATTGTCACGTTTTGTTCCTTTATACGTCCGTCGGAGAGCAATAACCTAATACTGGcatcaattaatgattttatgAATTAAGAAAACTATGAATCTTCGATCTATCGTAACGTCAAGTACTGTATGTACTTAAAATGACTTAAGTTAAGATATAGGTAATAGACAACAGTTAGGGGTTAATTAATTAGATCAGACGTACACAGAAATTAAACTTGAATTTAATATCACTAATATCATGGCGTTACATTTtactaaatacatattataccaAATATTGGTGTGTAAAAAGCATAACTCTTTTTTAGTTGTGTTACTATAAGTGATGGTTTAGGTTTGTCTACGACTGAATATATAGTTAGTTTTTAtccttatgaatattttataagttttaattatttgttcgCTGTAAAAATATCTTAAGCTATGTGAAAAAGTCACATTGCTTCAGCGTTTTTACGAGATAAAATTGCGATTTGCCTGTCTTTTTATCAAGGTAAAGAAAAATGGACAATAACAATCATGCAAGTCAAGATTTAactcttaattttaaattaaaacgatgGTAAAGGTTTTCTATAATTGATAATTGATTGATTGTATAGGCATTCCTTAACattgaataattaatttctgaataaaacatcaaaatcctTATATAAATGACGTACTAATtagtataaaactattcataatGTAGCACAATCATAAATTGTATTAACTAGTTAGTGTTTCTCGTGGCATGGATGAAAACATGATGTGATGCATCGCCAAATAGGAAAActgttaaattattcatcaatcacTGTCCAAAAATCTTAATAGACAATAACGCAGAAGGTCAGACGTTTCTTAGAATTTAATTAGAAACACAATAGACTGGATGAAATTGTCTATACAAATTCTATTAAGCGATTCGGAAACTATGAATTTCGcttaattacaatttaattttgtaattagttttaaaacatAGGTAGTCGTTATTACTGTTATTTTTACTTAGTATCGACaatatttataggtttattCATTAATCAATTTATACACTTAATCAGTTTCTagctttttataaaagaaacggTTAAAGACGCAAAAAAGTAGCGtggtgatatatatatacatagcttTCTCTGTGCTATAAGAGAGGAAGCCATTTGGACATGATTCATGATAGTAAAAGTATCAAAAGAATCTACCTTCATCCCGAATTATGGacagcaaaaaaataaacaaaaaatgtattgaTTTCGACTCCGCCTTACTATTCTGGGAAGGATCCTCAAACAAATGATCCAATAGTCCGGTATCACGCTTCTAATTGTAAATAGATAAAGTTATTCACATTACTgttagtaattaaattattttttatcaatttagccGGCACCGTCTAAGCTGTCATTAATTAGTATGCAAAGCTGTTTGATAATGAGCAAaaagtcattttatttgttaacgCCTTGTCTTAATGTCCTGTAATTCCATGTTGTTTAATGCTCAAATCACGAATTAATGGTTCGCCTTGATGATTTTGCACTTCggattttattgttttacgATTTTAGAAAGTAACAGTAAGAATTTAGAggcatttatttaactttaatattcGTGTTTATTAAAGTATTCTTATATATATCTCTCTCTAAAGTTCGgctttatatgtaaataataatataaagcaaaataaaatttgtaacgaTAAAAGAgtcaatttgaatttatttccaAAAGTAAAATATCTATTTCTATTTGATTTATTCAGTTGATgttacatttcatttcaattaaagCGGTTCTGTCGAATCAACAGTATGACCGCATTTCAACTTAATCAAATTAACATTCAACGTTTGTTTCTACTTCAATAAATAGGTTGTtgatagatttaatttaaaattaagccTTGTCAAATTAATAGAAGCATTTCTGACTCAAGAGATTGAAAGAATGTATTCGTTTGAAATTGGTAAAACAAGATGGCGCATTCTAAGTAACAAAAAGTTCAGCTATTTTAGTATCCTTGTGTAATTGATGTGTAATGCTGTCTTATTAAGTAAGTCCGGGTTCGTTAGATTAGTTTTTTTCCATATATTATAAACAGTGATTAAAGATGTTTGAGAAACTATTGACAACAAGACCACCGCGAGGTTCTTTATGGATCTTCGTTATCTTTGCCAGATTATTGCTCTTCGAAAAaaggttataaaataaagagGTTCTATAACGTAAAGGATTACGTCGGTGCTAAATGAAAGACTATCGCAAATTTCTTATtgtttaagcacttttgaaatatttaatattacctattaaAAAAGTACTTAGTTTATTTCTCCTGACTGATgttgaacttttatttaatgacgctttttatgtacttaagtttttttcttaaattattagaaatattgcaAAATGCTTCAGCTACctcttataaatttctaaaactatttttatatttataaatttaacttagaataaaaagaaatactcAACGCCTTGCGAGACTAAAGCGGTCATGGATGCtttcctaaaaaaataatatccagAATCCTCAACTTTCCTAAAACAATTGTtggttattacaaaaaaaaacgatttaaaataatcttaatagcACGTAGGTTACGGTTAACATCCATTTAGTATATGAAACTTATATTTTTGCagctgtattattattaatgctgTAAAACTGTGCGGCCATATTTTGTTTCAgggtattttattttggaatgAAATCTGTGAGCGGGTGGAGACATGTTGTCAAATCGAGACCAAGTCAAATATAACAAGTATTGCCTCAATATAACAATTAAAGATAGAATTATGttaattgatatatttaaaacagtGGGTAAGTAACTAATGCTGTAAATGCAAAACGTGCAATAATGCTACAATAAAGTATAATCGAACACTAAAAAAGAATGATTATGAATGTATCAAGAAAGAAAGTCCAACTACTATCTTAAATGTATTTGTACTTGTAACTTGCGAAAACCGTTTAGCGTTGCTTGAAGTAGCACAGTTTACTACAAATACAGTGTTTTGATTATTACATACCTCGGTAATAAGTACCATATATCTGACAATAAACTAGAACGCTCACACACTCTTAAACAAGGAATTTAACACAAATCGCATAACGGTCTTCGTGAGACagaaattatttcaatttgtttaaTTTGCAGTCTCGGGCTTTTCGActcttataatatcaaaattattgCAATCACTAATACGTTTTTTGCAATTGTTAGTTAAACacctctatttaaaaataatccgaTATAGTTATCGCAAAACAGATAGTCCATTTTAAACACGAGGCGTATGGCCGCATTTAGCTATACAACAACGGATCTCATTGTGGAAATTACCTGCTGAAATCGCCATAGTGCAAGTTCAAATCGGTCTACTAATCTTGCAAATACTACACTCGAAATGACACTACGTATGTGCCTGAACACATAATACAACCTTACTTATACGTGAATTTGGTGAATAGTTACACGTCATTTGTCATTCTTTCtgtcatttaaagttatttgaCATAGGAAGGAGAGAAgacattgttttattatacccCGCTAAAGCTACGGCCAAATAAAGGCGTCCGAAGTTTCATGCAAAAAAACGACCACGCACAAAACACCTCTGTTTGAGCAAGAGTTTTGTGATTGATCGCAAGTAGAAAACAAATTTATACTCCACTACTGATTCAAAATCGACTTCGGGCATTGGATTTGGTCTAGCTAGCGGgatgcaatttaaaattcacatctgctatattttaataataaattgatgcGCTAATTTTGTCATTGTGGAACAATTAATTTAAcgtgtatattatgcataataatTTGTAACAAGTAGAAGAGCCGATAGTAATTATAATGATCTACTTTGGTTGTTATAATTGAGTTTATCATAACTACCTAAGTGGCGCgttattaattgaatattaatagtTAGTACCTATGATTTATATTCACCAATTAATAGTAATTTATGATGTCATTGTTAAATAATAGGGGGGTACTGAATCACGAGTATCAATTTAAACAGTATCTCACGAGTGTAGTTTATAAAAACTGCACTTGTCTAAGGTATTCCTTCGTTATGTGCAGTTTCTATAAACTGCTCTATCTGATCTCGTGACGTAGGTCACCCATTTAATTTGTATTACAGTT includes these proteins:
- the LOC120625203 gene encoding ephrin-A4 — protein: MVSFAHFRMRQSPWTLLVLIFFIESVMGNYAKHFYIHWNTTNSIFRIDNTDHVFDLNKGNPPFEYDQVNIMCPAYDPGTYEEETEKYIIYNVSKEEYDTCRITNPNPRIIAICDKPHKLMFFTITFRPFTPQPGGLEFLPGKDYYFISTSSKDDLHRRIGGRCLSNNMKLVFRVCCKPEDQSPAPVPQPTPPPPPPPPTTQPTTTTTTTVKPVTKKTHKYDKTPNEVVKSEELSYSRGAALASSLALALAATAVLAPLAR